The following coding sequences are from one Asterias amurensis chromosome 8, ASM3211899v1 window:
- the LOC139941142 gene encoding nanos homolog 1-like, producing MDAGLSTLHWFSPMKDYLGLAKLVGRVEQPQDDYEDLYSSSIWPTRGGGDVMTEFRRNGTESMVERLDSLYRDDVFRPLNSEEDASRRIMRKQRATVWCVFCKNNGERESVYSSHILKDQDGKTLCPILRAYTCPLCGVNGDHAHTLKYCPTKRNELPPAPLKTPRTSTGRKRQYCL from the exons ATGGACGCTGGATTGTCTACTTTGCATTGGTTTTCACCCATGAAAGACTACTTGGGTCTGGCTAAACTGGTGGGCAGAGTGGAGCAGCCCCAGGACGACTATGAAGACTTGTACTCGTCTTCGATATGGCCGACTCGTGGGGGAGGAGATGTCATGACCGAGTTCCGGAGGAATGGGACGGAGTCGATGGTAGAGAGGCTGGACTCGCTCTACAG GGATGATGTATTCCGTCCCTTGAATTCGGAGGAAGATGCCAGTCGGAGGATTATGAGGAAGCAGAGAGCCACCGTGTGGTGCGTGTTCTGCAAGAACAACGGAGAGCGGGAGTCTGTTTATTCCAGTCACATACTGAAGGATCAAGATGGTAAAACCCTTTGCCCCATCCTCAGAGCGTACACTTGTCCTCTTTGCGGCGTTAACGGAGACCATGCCCACACGCTAAAGTACTGTCCCACCAAACGAAATGAGCTTCCCCCAGCACCTCTTAAGACCCCAAGAACGTCCACCGGACGAAAACGACAGTATTGTTTGTAA